From a single Phragmites australis chromosome 7, lpPhrAust1.1, whole genome shotgun sequence genomic region:
- the LOC133924658 gene encoding uncharacterized protein LOC133924658 translates to MPALRSPFAGGDLPAGEIDPDYLYFLQHIRLDGDSYALELPGHGASPPSVLRYEAPLATSSDGECVSDPSAGRLSTSRRAEQKGSSASVEAEPAWYDSLGDVDEDYRIFLQHTRLVDGQLVLEIGGVVVNYDQADAARYGGCSEPEEDKRRGEQAAVASPGKRVGVGGKREGAVSDAPATVVPGQYACDWRADPTPVQQVKDDGLLDATTASTLNGVYWEASSSNVHDARLRADSVGKAEKELGVIWPVHITGRPDSDFKRRLFQVLMKPVVRKEYYKLFEMATIRTPLMKQRQFRNETKFYATEEMGSSYLDHYPDLAEQVMNTGLRHGLALLRGFFFWLQNNAHEDQFKPWVDDSKDHEVIRLVD, encoded by the exons ATGCCGGCCCTCCGCTCCCCATTCGCCGGCGGCGACCTCCCCGCTGGCGAGATCGACCCTGACTACCTCTACTTCCTCCAGCACATCCGCCTCGACGGCGACTCCTACGCCCTCGAGCTCCCGGGCCACGGCGCCTCCCCTCCCTCCGTCCTCAGGTACGAGGCCCCGCTCGCCACCAGCTCCGACGGCGAGTGCGTCTCCGACCCCTCCGCAGGCCGCCTGAGCACCAGCCGACGCGCGGAACAGAAGGGCTCGTCCGCGTCGGTGGAGGCGGAACCCGCGTGGTACGATTCCCTCGGCGACGTCGACGAGGATTACCGCATCTTCCTGCAGCACACGCGATTGGTGGATGGACAATTGGTTCTCGAGATCGGGGGCGTCGTCGTTAACTACGATCAGGCGGATGCGGCGCGGTATGGAGGCTGCagcgagcccgaggaggataAGAGGAGAGGGGAACAGGCGGCCGTTGCTTCGCCGGGGAAAAGGGTCGGTGTTGGAGGGAAGAGGGAGGGGGCTGTCTCGGATGCTCCAGCGACAGTTGTTCCGGGGCAGTACGCGTGCGATTGGCGTGCTGATCCGACACCAGTGCAACAAGTGAAAGATGATGGACTGTTGGACGCTACGACTGCAAGTACGCTAAATGGTGTGTATTGGGAAGCGAGCTCAAGCAATGTCCACGATGCGAGGCTTCGTGCTGATTCG GTGGGGAAAGCAGAAAAAGAACTAGGTGTCATATGGCCTGTGCATATCACCGGAAGGCCAGATTCAGATTTCAAGCGAAGGTTATTCCAGGTCCTTATGAAACCAGTTGTTCGGAAAGAGTATTATAAACTGTTTGAAATGGCTACTATTCGTACTCCGTTAATGAAGCAACGGCAGTTTCGCAATGAAACGAAATTCTACGCAACGGAGGAGATGGGCAGTTCATATCTGGATCATTACCCAG ATCTTGCCGAACAAGTTATGAACACTGGCCTTCGCCATGGCCTAGCTCTGTTGCGAGGGTTTTTCTTCTGGTTGCAG AACAATGCCCACGAAGATCAGTTCAAGCCATGGGTAGATGATTCTAAAGATCACGAGGTTATTCGTTTGGTGGACTGA